Part of the Oscillibacter hominis genome is shown below.
ATCTCCATCCTTGGCGGCAGCAATCGCGGCTTGCAATTCCTCCAAAGATGAAACGACTACGGGCGTTTCAGATTGAGAATCATCGGGAGATTCTTCATCTTCTGTTGCAAGCGCAGTTGTTGAGAACAGGGAAAAGAGCAGTAAACAGGAAAGCAGCGCGGAGAGCAAGCGGTTTCTTCTTTTCATGGGTGCAGCGACCTTTCTTTATTTTTTGGAGCGCAGCAAGCCGACCATGTTTACAATCGCCGCAATTTCCTGTTCATTTAACCCCGAAACGTCCACAAAGGAGCGGCGATTTCCGCATAACAGGTAGTCCGTTGTAACGCCGTAGAGCCGAGCCAGTGCAATAATGATTTCCGGACTTGGCTGACGCATT
Proteins encoded:
- a CDS encoding helix-turn-helix domain-containing protein, translating into MTCFAARLKQLRNQRGLTQTEVAAAIGVTRSVVSLYENEMRQPSPEIIIALARLYGVTTDYLLCGNRRSFVDVSGLNEQEIAAIVNMVGLLRSKK